The following proteins come from a genomic window of Desmospora profundinema:
- a CDS encoding helix-turn-helix transcriptional regulator, producing MKWTQTIRILCRLDDPLLALHFCMEGQVEATMDGMKEGLSLLQAGHSHVLYAPQLRGVYRFPAGRRLSFATLMLNPKTFYAFAEPRGFSLPVSHPWDEHQSDSALLSPDTQMILHQIQNHEPGEGWIPFLYLESKCMELLALRLKRLWDKGESGEAPMGAEDLRQVEQACCILNEEMEDPPAVAELARRVCLNEWKLRRGFRQLYGTTVVRCLRDLRMERARRLLEETEHNVTEIACVVGYSHTSHFIASFKKKYGVTPKVYRSYRKERELS from the coding sequence ATGAAATGGACCCAAACCATACGAATCCTCTGTCGTTTGGATGATCCGTTGCTGGCTCTTCACTTTTGCATGGAAGGACAAGTGGAGGCAACGATGGACGGGATGAAGGAGGGACTGTCATTGCTGCAGGCCGGTCACAGTCATGTGTTGTATGCCCCGCAGTTAAGAGGAGTCTACCGCTTTCCCGCAGGCCGGAGGCTCTCCTTTGCCACTTTGATGCTCAATCCCAAAACATTTTACGCCTTTGCCGAACCCAGGGGATTCTCGCTTCCCGTCTCTCATCCATGGGACGAGCATCAATCTGATTCGGCTCTCCTATCGCCAGATACACAAATGATCCTGCATCAGATTCAAAATCATGAACCGGGAGAAGGTTGGATCCCCTTTTTATATCTGGAGAGCAAATGCATGGAGCTGCTGGCGTTACGCTTGAAGCGTCTCTGGGACAAAGGGGAATCAGGGGAAGCTCCCATGGGAGCGGAGGATTTACGGCAGGTGGAACAGGCTTGCTGCATTTTGAATGAGGAAATGGAAGATCCCCCCGCAGTGGCGGAGTTGGCCAGGCGCGTCTGTCTTAATGAGTGGAAATTACGCAGGGGTTTTCGGCAGTTGTATGGAACGACTGTCGTTCGCTGTCTTCGGGATTTACGGATGGAGAGAGCGCGGAGGTTGTTGGAAGAGACGGAGCATAATGTAACAGAGATCGCTTGCGTGGTCGGATACTCTCATACCAGCCACTTTATCGCTTCTTTCAAAAAGAAATACGGGGTGACACCTAAAGTGTATCGTTCTTATCGAAAGGAAAGAGAGCTCTCTTGA
- a CDS encoding DUF819 family protein has protein sequence MSGEAWVTDPFGVGAVITVLIAVSFWLDRQIRLFSFLGTAILVITGAAILVNLQVIPASIGQAEGELNPLYVFAGDYGIPLAIVLLLLSTDLSSLRRLGKPAGIAFTLGALGTMIGAVVAIAVTAGSIGEEAWKVGGQFTASYIGGGVNYAAVGNALDTSESMFAAGAAADNIMTNLWIVMTALLPVVLRRFYPSIRNHSGSKASPMKTGLARRSFSIHGLVTLVAVTFTIVAIAEWLTPRVNQTVGWEIPSVLWYTTLALAVGWLTPVNRLTGGEELGNFILHFFFATMGAGTILHTLAEKGPVVFLFLTILVAVHALVLFGAGRWFKVEVEVLATASQACVGGPSTAVALASSKGWHSLVTPAVLLGVLGYTFGNYIGVLMGQLLRWMLGGA, from the coding sequence ATGTCCGGTGAAGCGTGGGTGACGGATCCGTTTGGAGTAGGTGCCGTCATTACCGTGCTAATCGCTGTTTCCTTCTGGTTGGACCGACAGATTCGCCTGTTTTCTTTTTTGGGAACGGCGATTCTGGTGATTACCGGAGCGGCGATTCTGGTTAACCTTCAGGTTATACCGGCCTCCATCGGTCAGGCAGAGGGAGAGTTGAATCCCCTTTATGTTTTTGCCGGTGATTATGGAATTCCACTGGCGATTGTGTTGTTGCTCTTGTCCACGGATTTATCCAGTCTGCGTCGGTTGGGGAAACCTGCTGGAATCGCTTTTACCCTGGGAGCCCTGGGAACGATGATCGGAGCGGTGGTGGCCATCGCGGTGACCGCAGGCAGCATCGGTGAAGAAGCATGGAAGGTGGGAGGACAGTTTACCGCCAGTTATATCGGGGGCGGAGTCAACTATGCGGCTGTCGGGAATGCCCTGGACACCTCCGAATCCATGTTTGCTGCCGGAGCGGCGGCGGATAACATCATGACCAACTTATGGATCGTGATGACCGCTTTGCTGCCGGTTGTGTTGCGGCGTTTTTACCCTTCTATCCGGAATCATTCGGGAAGTAAAGCGTCCCCGATGAAAACGGGGTTGGCACGGAGGTCCTTTTCCATCCATGGATTGGTCACTCTGGTTGCCGTCACCTTTACCATCGTGGCAATTGCCGAGTGGCTGACCCCTCGGGTCAATCAGACCGTCGGATGGGAAATTCCTTCGGTGTTGTGGTATACCACGTTGGCGCTGGCAGTCGGCTGGCTGACTCCCGTAAACCGTTTGACCGGCGGGGAGGAATTGGGGAATTTTATCCTTCACTTCTTTTTTGCCACCATGGGAGCGGGTACGATCCTCCATACTTTGGCGGAAAAGGGGCCGGTCGTTTTCTTGTTCCTGACGATTCTCGTTGCCGTTCATGCCCTCGTCCTGTTTGGAGCGGGGCGTTGGTTCAAGGTGGAGGTGGAAGTACTGGCAACCGCCAGCCAAGCCTGCGTCGGCGGACCGTCCACCGCTGTGGCCCTGGCCAGCTCCAAAGGCTGGCACAGTCTTGTCACGCCGGCTGTGCTTTTGGGTGTCTTGGGATACACCTTCGGCAACTACATCGGGGTGCTCATGGGGCAGCTCTTGCGCTGGATGCTGGGGGGAGCCTAG
- the cobA gene encoding uroporphyrinogen-III C-methyltransferase — MASLQKGFVYLVGAGPGDPGLITVKGREALQEADVVLYDRLVSPRLLENTQDYCERVDVGKRPSSRWTQEEINRTLIRMASEGKTVVRLKGGDPFVFGRGGEEAASLRKASIPFEVVPGISSVTAVPAYAGIPVTHRDYNSSFTVVAGHEHPDKKESAVKWEHLAKGSETLIILMGMANLPRIRDVLLRYGRSPGTPVALVRWGTRSNQETLTGTLADIAERAKAAAFRPPAVIIVGEVVRERERLTWFELLPLFGRQILVPRTRKQRSLLSAGIEQLGGEAVEFPVADLKMAENAENVIKAEPMDDWLVFTSASGVEVFFRILEKTGKDIRQWANAQVAAVGKRTAVSLKEKGIQADVFVDTHSAGLMEAMGSLVKTGDRVLLVGGGKYRITLASSLQNRGCQVRETEAIETRTVYGCTKDAVRMLQAGEVDMIAFASSSTVRHLVEAIRPELAGEEEALYSVPVACIGPETAQAAEECGWKVDKVACPHTVEGLIDALCHLSEERQTALAATAEGPS, encoded by the coding sequence GTGGCAAGTTTGCAGAAGGGTTTCGTTTATCTGGTAGGGGCAGGCCCCGGGGATCCCGGACTGATCACCGTGAAAGGAAGGGAAGCGTTACAAGAGGCGGATGTCGTTCTTTACGATCGGTTGGTCTCCCCCCGTCTGTTGGAAAATACGCAGGATTATTGCGAACGGGTGGATGTGGGAAAAAGGCCGTCTTCTCGATGGACGCAGGAGGAGATCAACCGGACACTGATCCGGATGGCGAGTGAAGGAAAAACGGTCGTCCGTTTAAAAGGGGGAGATCCCTTTGTGTTTGGACGGGGAGGGGAGGAAGCCGCCTCATTGCGGAAAGCGTCGATTCCTTTCGAAGTGGTCCCAGGAATCAGTTCTGTGACAGCCGTTCCCGCTTATGCCGGCATTCCTGTCACCCATCGGGATTACAATTCATCGTTTACGGTCGTCGCTGGTCACGAGCATCCCGACAAAAAAGAGTCCGCGGTGAAATGGGAGCATCTGGCTAAGGGATCAGAAACCTTGATCATCCTGATGGGAATGGCCAACCTTCCACGGATCCGTGATGTACTGCTTCGTTACGGTCGAAGTCCCGGGACACCGGTTGCCCTGGTTCGTTGGGGTACTCGGTCCAACCAAGAGACCTTAACCGGAACATTGGCGGATATCGCTGAACGGGCGAAGGCGGCAGCGTTCCGTCCCCCCGCCGTCATTATCGTCGGAGAGGTGGTTCGGGAAAGGGAGCGACTGACTTGGTTTGAGTTGCTGCCTCTCTTTGGCCGCCAAATCCTTGTTCCCCGCACACGGAAACAGCGAAGCCTCCTGTCCGCCGGGATTGAACAGCTGGGGGGAGAAGCGGTGGAATTTCCAGTCGCGGACCTGAAGATGGCGGAGAATGCTGAGAACGTGATAAAAGCGGAACCGATGGACGATTGGCTCGTGTTTACAAGCGCTTCGGGAGTAGAAGTATTTTTTCGCATTTTGGAGAAGACAGGGAAAGACATTCGGCAGTGGGCAAACGCTCAAGTGGCTGCTGTGGGGAAACGCACGGCTGTTTCATTGAAAGAAAAGGGGATACAAGCGGATGTGTTTGTGGATACCCATTCAGCCGGTTTGATGGAGGCGATGGGGTCCCTGGTGAAAACCGGGGACAGGGTGCTCCTCGTCGGAGGCGGCAAATACCGGATCACTCTGGCATCCTCCCTTCAAAACAGGGGCTGTCAAGTGAGGGAAACCGAAGCGATCGAGACCCGGACCGTTTACGGTTGTACGAAAGATGCCGTCCGTATGCTGCAGGCGGGGGAGGTGGATATGATCGCTTTTGCCAGTTCGTCGACTGTCCGTCATTTGGTCGAAGCGATCCGTCCGGAACTGGCGGGTGAGGAGGAGGCGCTTTATTCGGTGCCGGTAGCCTGTATCGGTCCTGAAACCGCACAGGCGGCGGAAGAATGCGGCTGGAAAGTGGACAAGGTGGCCTGCCCTCATACGGTGGAAGGGCTGATTGACGCTCTTTGTCATCTGTCGGAGGAGAGGCAAACCGCACTTGCCGCTACGGCTGAAGGACCATCTTGA
- a CDS encoding urease accessory protein UreH — protein MGLELVTTLGFGLLLGLRHSMDPDHFIAVSTIASRTGNVLKATASGVYWGMGHTATLLLVGIPLLLMKTSMPDFLQILMELIVGCMLVILGWTSFQAFRQGTVRKDSTSGGKSGQNQVRSRSFLVGMVHGMAGSGALAVMVMASLRSFTEALLYLLLFGVGTIAGMSLFAVLIGVPFTYAGKRSVMLERGMGMTAGAVSILFGIYYLQDILFNEVF, from the coding sequence ATGGGTCTGGAATTGGTAACCACCTTAGGGTTCGGGTTGCTGTTGGGTCTTCGTCACTCCATGGATCCGGATCATTTTATCGCGGTCTCCACCATCGCCAGCCGTACAGGGAACGTGTTGAAGGCGACGGCTTCCGGTGTTTACTGGGGAATGGGACATACCGCCACCTTGTTGCTGGTTGGCATCCCGCTCCTGTTGATGAAGACATCGATGCCTGACTTTCTACAGATCCTGATGGAGCTGATCGTCGGATGTATGCTGGTCATCCTGGGCTGGACATCCTTTCAAGCTTTCCGGCAGGGAACGGTTCGGAAGGATTCCACGAGCGGCGGGAAAAGCGGACAAAACCAGGTGCGATCCCGCTCATTCCTAGTCGGAATGGTTCACGGAATGGCGGGCAGCGGAGCCCTGGCGGTGATGGTGATGGCTTCCTTGCGAAGCTTCACGGAAGCCCTTTTGTATCTGTTGTTGTTCGGGGTCGGCACCATTGCAGGTATGAGCTTGTTTGCAGTCCTGATCGGCGTTCCCTTTACCTATGCAGGCAAACGGTCCGTTATGTTGGAACGGGGAATGGGTATGACGGCGGGAGCGGTTTCGATTTTGTTCGGGATTTACTATTTGCAAGACATCTTGTTCAACGAAGTCTTCTAA
- a CDS encoding cobyric acid synthase, with protein sequence MKKKIMIQGTGSDVGKSVLAAALCRILKQDGLRVAPFKSQNMALNSYVTPDGREIGRAQGVQAEACGMAATVDMNPILIKPTGSMRSQIVVRGKPHMDMDASSYRDFTRKVWPILQESYHRLEQQADVIVIEGAGSPVEINLKDREIVNMRIARWLQSPVLLVGDIDRGGLFAQVVGTLELLEPEERDLIAGILINKFRGDPSLLHSGIRWLEERTGKPVLGLIPFLPDLDLEAEDSMSLDRRPVLKKNERDDRIEVAVIRHPHLSNFTDFDALEKEEDVALRYVGHPEALGSPDVVILPGSKNTVEDWLHWVRMGMAGAIQDRARQGGHIVGICGGYQMMGMELKDPLQVESRHGQVKGMELFPLHTTFLPEKRTVRVRGVLTNWGEEVWQSLRQEKVEGYEIHMGITEPISGGKSGGPLFRVAADGENPRGEGWISRDGRRWGTYLHGVFDNDGFRRAWLNQLRREKGWAPLQPSRSHAARREAAFDRLADHVRRHVDIPRLYQILDEKTSHTG encoded by the coding sequence ATGAAAAAAAAGATCATGATTCAAGGAACCGGTTCCGATGTGGGCAAAAGTGTACTGGCGGCGGCTTTGTGCCGAATTCTTAAGCAGGATGGACTTCGTGTCGCGCCCTTCAAATCTCAGAATATGGCCCTTAACTCCTACGTCACACCGGATGGAAGGGAAATCGGACGGGCACAGGGAGTGCAGGCGGAAGCCTGCGGAATGGCGGCGACGGTGGATATGAACCCGATTTTGATTAAGCCCACCGGTTCCATGCGTTCTCAAATCGTCGTTAGAGGCAAACCCCATATGGATATGGACGCTTCTTCTTATCGGGATTTCACCCGAAAAGTGTGGCCGATCTTGCAGGAATCCTATCATCGGTTGGAACAGCAAGCGGACGTGATCGTGATCGAGGGAGCGGGCAGCCCGGTGGAGATCAATCTAAAAGATCGGGAAATCGTCAACATGCGGATTGCCCGATGGCTTCAATCTCCCGTCCTGCTGGTGGGGGATATCGACCGGGGCGGTCTGTTTGCCCAGGTCGTAGGGACTTTGGAACTGTTGGAACCGGAAGAGCGGGATCTGATCGCCGGTATTCTGATCAATAAATTTCGCGGTGATCCTTCCCTCCTCCACTCCGGCATCCGGTGGTTGGAGGAGCGGACGGGAAAGCCGGTACTGGGGTTGATTCCCTTCCTTCCGGATCTGGATCTGGAAGCGGAAGACTCCATGTCCCTGGACAGGAGGCCTGTCCTGAAAAAGAACGAGAGAGATGACCGGATTGAGGTCGCCGTCATCCGTCATCCCCATCTCTCCAACTTTACCGATTTTGACGCGCTGGAAAAGGAAGAGGATGTCGCACTCCGATATGTGGGTCATCCGGAAGCACTCGGTTCTCCCGATGTCGTCATCTTACCCGGCAGCAAAAATACGGTGGAGGACTGGTTGCACTGGGTGCGGATGGGGATGGCGGGAGCGATCCAAGACCGAGCGCGGCAGGGAGGGCATATCGTCGGCATCTGCGGCGGATATCAGATGATGGGTATGGAGTTGAAGGATCCGTTACAAGTGGAATCCCGCCATGGTCAAGTAAAGGGAATGGAATTGTTTCCGCTACACACTACCTTTTTGCCGGAAAAGCGGACGGTTCGGGTTCGGGGGGTTCTGACAAATTGGGGAGAAGAGGTCTGGCAGTCTCTGCGGCAGGAGAAGGTGGAAGGTTACGAGATTCATATGGGAATAACCGAACCCATTTCCGGCGGGAAGTCGGGTGGCCCATTGTTCCGGGTGGCGGCCGACGGTGAAAATCCTCGTGGGGAAGGATGGATTTCCCGTGACGGCCGCCGATGGGGGACCTATCTACACGGTGTTTTTGACAACGATGGTTTCCGCCGGGCATGGTTGAATCAGCTTCGGAGGGAAAAGGGCTGGGCACCCCTTCAGCCATCCCGTTCTCACGCTGCCCGGCGGGAAGCGGCCTTCGATCGGCTGGCTGACCATGTGCGCCGACATGTCGACATCCCGCGGCTGTATCAGATCTTGGATGAAAAAACTTCACATACCGGATGA
- a CDS encoding cob(I)yrinic acid a,c-diamide adenosyltransferase: MGIYTRRGDAGETSVIGARVSKDHVRVEAYGTVDEANSFVGDAIARMRERDAERYDDMIEILTEIQQELFDVGADLAVVKGKRPYKTTAEQVERLEGWVDEFLAEAPPVKKFILPGGTSIASALHICRTVVRRAERRAVTLTLQGEINGEARRYLNRLSDFFFALARAANAREQQEDIQYIRGRDVFRGQSPVKRTST; the protein is encoded by the coding sequence ATGGGAATTTATACGCGCCGGGGGGATGCCGGCGAGACATCGGTGATCGGAGCCCGGGTTTCTAAGGATCATGTGCGGGTGGAAGCTTACGGCACCGTTGACGAGGCCAACTCTTTCGTCGGGGATGCCATCGCCCGGATGAGAGAGAGGGATGCGGAACGATATGACGACATGATCGAAATCTTAACGGAAATCCAGCAGGAACTTTTTGATGTGGGTGCAGACCTGGCAGTGGTGAAGGGAAAACGTCCGTACAAAACCACGGCTGAACAGGTGGAACGGTTGGAAGGATGGGTGGATGAATTCCTGGCGGAGGCACCGCCGGTCAAAAAATTCATCCTGCCGGGGGGAACCTCCATCGCATCGGCGCTCCATATCTGTCGTACGGTGGTGCGGCGGGCGGAACGTCGTGCCGTCACCCTGACCCTGCAGGGAGAGATCAACGGAGAAGCCCGCCGATATCTGAACCGGTTGTCTGACTTTTTCTTCGCCTTGGCCCGTGCCGCCAACGCCAGGGAACAACAAGAGGACATCCAATATATCCGGGGCAGGGATGTCTTTCGGGGGCAGTCGCCTGTTAAAAGGACGAGTACGTAG